The following are encoded together in the Pseudodesulfovibrio indicus genome:
- a CDS encoding linear amide C-N hydrolase — translation MNTPIALGLLAGLILSVAVLAYPCAASACSRATYLGPDQIVITTRSNDWKGSQHSNIWIYPKGIERNGSAGPDSLQWTSKYGSVTVAGWDVTTIDGMNEAGLVANVLYLAESDYGKPVPGGKTLSLSAWGQYVLDSFATVDEAVEALRQSPFSIVAPSTPDGQPGTAHLAISDPSGDSAIFEYLDGRLVIHHDRRYQVMTNSPAFDQQLALTAYWDAIGGTTMLPGTNRASDRFVRASFYIKAIPQTSDINEALASAFGVIRNVSVPLGITTPGQPNISSTQWRAVSDQKNRVYYVESPRSPYLIWIPLAEIDFSASAPVRRIGLTEGSVLMVDGKPYAGNAAKLGEATRPFAFLKAVAK, via the coding sequence ATGAACACCCCGATCGCACTCGGCCTGCTGGCCGGACTGATACTCAGCGTCGCCGTCCTGGCATACCCCTGCGCGGCCTCGGCCTGCAGCCGGGCTACCTATCTCGGCCCGGACCAAATCGTCATCACCACCCGCTCGAACGACTGGAAGGGCTCCCAGCACTCGAACATCTGGATCTACCCCAAGGGCATTGAGCGGAACGGCAGCGCCGGTCCCGATTCCCTGCAATGGACTTCGAAATACGGCAGCGTGACGGTGGCCGGATGGGACGTGACCACCATTGACGGCATGAACGAGGCGGGCCTGGTGGCCAACGTTCTCTATCTGGCCGAATCCGACTACGGGAAGCCCGTTCCCGGCGGGAAGACGCTGTCCCTGTCGGCCTGGGGCCAGTACGTGCTGGACAGCTTCGCCACCGTGGACGAGGCGGTGGAGGCCCTGCGGCAGTCGCCTTTCTCCATCGTCGCTCCCAGCACGCCCGACGGCCAACCCGGCACGGCGCATCTTGCCATCAGCGACCCGAGCGGCGATTCCGCGATCTTCGAGTACCTCGACGGACGCCTGGTCATCCACCACGACCGCCGCTATCAGGTCATGACGAATTCCCCGGCCTTCGATCAGCAACTCGCCCTGACGGCCTACTGGGACGCCATCGGCGGCACCACCATGCTCCCAGGCACCAACCGGGCCAGCGACCGCTTCGTCCGCGCCTCCTTCTACATCAAGGCGATTCCCCAGACGAGCGACATCAACGAGGCCCTGGCCAGTGCCTTCGGCGTGATCCGCAACGTTTCCGTCCCCCTCGGCATCACCACGCCGGGACAGCCCAACATCAGCTCCACCCAATGGCGCGCGGTCTCGGACCAGAAAAACAGGGTTTACTACGTCGAATCTCCGCGCAGCCCTTACCTGATCTGGATCCCCCTGGCCGAGATCGACTTTTCGGCCTCGGCCCCGGTGCGCAGGATCGGCCTCACCGAGGGGTCCGTGCTGATGGTCGACGGCAAGCCCTACGCCGGGAACGCCGCCAAGCTGGGCGAAGCGACCCGGCCGTTCGCCTTCCTGAAGGCCGTGGCCAAGTAA